A region from the Pseudonocardia petroleophila genome encodes:
- a CDS encoding DUF6328 family protein, with translation MIEPDERGEGPLRRADRNMLELLQELRVAQTGVQILFAFLLSLSFTERFGRIDEVQRWTYVVTLLLSVLTAGLLVGPAAAHRVTFGHGVKQATVALGQRLFLAGLVTLALTLTGAVLLVLDVAVGRGFAVPAAAAVGLVLVGLWFVLPVPVRRNGVSPPR, from the coding sequence GTGATCGAGCCCGACGAGCGCGGGGAGGGCCCGCTGCGGCGGGCCGACCGCAACATGCTCGAGCTGCTGCAGGAGCTGCGCGTCGCCCAGACCGGTGTGCAGATCCTGTTCGCGTTCCTGCTGTCGCTGTCGTTCACCGAGCGCTTCGGGCGCATCGACGAGGTGCAGCGCTGGACCTACGTGGTGACGCTGCTGCTCTCGGTGCTGACCGCGGGCCTGCTCGTCGGGCCCGCGGCGGCGCACCGCGTCACGTTCGGGCACGGCGTCAAGCAGGCGACGGTCGCGCTCGGCCAGCGGCTGTTCCTCGCCGGGCTGGTGACGCTGGCGCTGACCCTGACCGGCGCGGTCCTGCTGGTCCTCGACGTCGCCGTCGGGCGCGGCTTCGCGGTGCCGGCCGCAGCGGCCGTCGGCCTGGTGCTGGTCGGGCTGTGGTTCGTCCTGCCCGTCCCGGTGCGCCGCAACGGGGTCAGCCCGCCGCGTTGA